The following coding sequences lie in one Metopolophium dirhodum isolate CAU chromosome 5, ASM1992520v1, whole genome shotgun sequence genomic window:
- the LOC132944123 gene encoding glyoxalase domain-containing protein 4, whose product MTCRALHFVFKIAERTKTIKFFRELLGMKILRHEEFTQGCEAACNGPYDNRWSKTMVGYGPEDTHFVIELTYNYGVDDYKLGNDFLGITLKSSKVLENAKSLGWPVDVEDNMSYVVAPGGYKFYVIDEPQPVDKDPVVNVMLSSTNLTKSMKFWNGILGLNIFNQNESSIELGFGEDQAKLKLRDIGEPINHATGYGRIAFAVPTSELESYQENAINNQYKILTPFVTLDTPGKASVSVVIFADPDGHEICFVGDKEFRELSQFDASSEKQLDKYIVKDEARKLKN is encoded by the exons ATGACTTGTCGCGCATTACATTTCGTGTTTAAAATAGCCGAGAGAACGAAAACCATCAAGTTTTTCAGAGAACTTTTGGGAatgaaa ATATTGAGACATGAAGAATTCACCCAAGGCTGTGAAGCAGCGTGCAACGG acCGTATGACAACCGTTGGAGTAAGACTATGGTAGGATATGGACCAGAAGACACTCATTTTGTAATTGAACTTACCTACAACTATGGAGTTGATGATTACAAACTTGGAAATGATTTCCTtggaataacattaaaatcttCAAAAGTGTTAGAAAATGCTAAATCGCTCGGTTGGCCTGTTGATGTTGAGGACAATATGTCTTATGTTGTAGCACCGGGAGGATATAAGTTTTATGTGATTGATGAACCTCAACCCGTTGATAAAG atccTGTTGTAAATGTCATGTTATCATCTACAAATTTGACAAAATCTATGAAATTTTGGAACGGAATACTTggcttaaatattttcaatcaaaatgAATCTTCAATAGAATTAGGATTTGGCGAAGATCAAGCTAAATTGAAATTAAGAGatattg GAGAGCCTATTAACCATGCCACAGGATATGGAAGAATAGCATTTGCAGTTCCTACATCTGAGTTAGAAAGTTACCAAGAAAATgctataaataatcaatataaaattttaactccTTTCGTAACCTTAGACACACCAGGAAAAGCTTCAGTTTCCGTTGTGATTTTTGCTGATCCT gATGGTCATGAAATATGTTTTGTTGGAGATAAAGAATTTCGTGAGTTATCTCAGTTTGATGCAAGTTCTGAAAAGCAATTAGATAAATACATTGTTAAAGATGAAGcaagaaaattgaaaaactaa
- the LOC132944798 gene encoding uncharacterized protein LOC132944798: MHSVSETGNDNAKKYFINIDFGAVPVGSVRKRSIDITNDLKKVTTFKVKNNNESMYLADSIEFEPSKTQKICPNKKATFTVIFSPKSELIQNTLEYFTLFSTDDQIKTINDEVAECESLQSEHGDVKTIQKVTVCVQGSCYGPSVKISPTKVYMCRSGGDGPSIKSVNLINSSKMPGQYHVQYDWANCPIKCHPSFGVVQNRVQIKLELKPVQIGYYYKRLYILIAYHHPVYVDIYAFSGTMKMDPFSYFRSPFGPLPKSENKYAEFFKDVAHPKNDIQHRVTVLPKELRFGYVKNAKSMVFNVRNDSDTLLYINWIHEPGSDNPFAISPKQFYIGSHDTKRLKCVFRPKIVPNIYFVEFEATVHFGAADPPRPLNCYTQYDAFPKPTYVAPMSISITVTGHSSENPFTGWKSTCKLKNSVIVMPPTVPASKPEFATLLIKRIVQVPTTFELRPPNKSIFLAKPMMGMINSDYQIVVFQLMKTSNKESLFAERWSIVFDGFKNNSVTIDIYASSEFGCVTIGERNRVEVPNDVQVGCEMRDECVPMVNTTRHWLRYCIDVSGEHHSVNNELMELPSTKRRYSWCSLVEQGIDDEENGVETENDVGSENGDGSENGDGSENDGGSENDGGSENDGGSGNDNDDGLEKDAGPENHDAPEKHVGPENDARSECAEPEGEGGPEDDDESSSTVTNRSYDMYSITSSMASPTKFGRQSSTWRAGLEKTTPWPFVFEFDAVVGELGPNERRNLGLSFRPTANLTYTADATCYLTCDRDDYPKIVNALPVTIDGTGCRTQFQITPENCYLNNMIVNVERTQRFIIENKNRSYANIKFVTTPASSMIRPTPTCKINPQTFRFTPQQYQCKMDLSMYPTELGFQTFFVNIQFDPKVESYPENENTITVSMNVITCALQILRIFNDSIPYFGRLTLNKLFHCLKINNELGEVYKKNISPLIWTIPAIFESSTFDIQLYNYSKVPISWEIKYNECIKCTSENKHNNNNNHKNCITLSNKCVHYKSIRITPTVNMKMDNFSKMQIELNTIDKDGANLNYKWSIGVYKTLFYNTELLIETKTFKDGLISFDPKYGTTEQLEFNFLPIYIAHPNPPAQAFWMYNSNNDNITYSIIDDSLTPAHPYFRCLNPSGVFNSKSVHPILFVFSPDRLCAFEATIMLLTNRYYKRQITLLGQGESYTRTTISPGHSLSSFLPIQNDKQIFLSTENIILTPIFTLSNIKSLFCLYNNSDEEIIYEWKKCTVNDILTAIICPLKGNLKKHGSQVFEISITSFNQPAILTIMLNISYKLVSEIENYERSLRNYNINKERLEGYFKIDECGNYKSKLNMKIEKQPQEKHLVLYVHVRINDEFSKWINEAKYNIKRHNFQQEKRIIKQKLVCSDNFKNMLWDVVDKVCSKEIESKPLYYHQLKNSKQNHQNNISKTTKNNLETILTSLIRDSLISIYPLNTWKY, encoded by the exons atgcATTCTGTGTCTGAAACAGGCAACGataatgcaaaaaaatatttcataaatattgacTTTGGTGCTGTCCCAGTTGGTTCTGTTCGTAAAAGATCAATCGATATAACCAACGATTTAAAA aaggTCACaacatttaaagtaaaaaataataatgaatctaTGTACTTGGCTGATTCAATCGAATTTGAGCCatcaaaaactcaaaaaatatgTCCAAACAAAAAAGCAACTTTTACAGTTATATTTTCTCCGAAATCTGAACTCATACAAAATACATTAGAGTACTTCACACTATTTTCGACAGACGATCAAATTAAAACGATTAATGACGAAGTTGCAGAGTGTGAATCACTGCAGAGTGAACACGGTGATGTCAAGACAATACAAAAAGTCACAGTATGCGTACAGGGATCATGTTACG GCCCATCGGTGAAAATATCACCAACCAAAGTGTACATGTGTCGATCGGGAGGAGATGGGCCATCTATCAAATCCGTAAACCTAATAAACAGTTCCAAAATGCCTGGGCAGTATCACGTGCAATACGATTGGGCGAATTGTCCGATAAAATGTCATCCGTCGTTTGGAGTCGTCCAAAATCGTGTTCAGATAAAATTGGAACTGAAACCCGTTCAAATTGGATATTACTACAAACGACTTTACATTCTGATCGCGTACCAC caTCCCGTTTACGTTGACATATACGCATTTTCTGGTACAATGAAAATGGATCCGTTTTCGTACTTCAGGTCACCGTTTGGACCATTGCCGAAATCCGAAAACAAATACGCCGAATTCTTTAAAGACGTCGCGCACCCAAAGAACGACATACAACACCGAGTAACCGTGTTACCGAAAGAATTACGATTCGGTTACGTTAAGAATGCAAAATCCATGGTCTTTAACGTACGCAATGATTCCGACACGCTACTTTACATAAATTGGATACACg AACCCGGTAGTGATAACCCGTTTGCAATAAGTCCAAAACAGTTTTATATCGGTAGCCACGATACGAAAAGGCTGAAATGTGTTTTTCGACCAAAAATCGTTCCGAATATTTACTTTGTCGAGTTCGAAGCAACCGTCCATTTTGGAGCCGCCGACCCTCCACGGCCATTGAATTGTTACACTCAGTACGACGCATTTCCGAAGCCCACATATGTCGCTCCGATGAGCATTTCAATAACGGTCACCG GCCATTCTTCCGAAAATCCTTTTACCGGATGGAAATCGACATGTAAACTCAAGAACAGCGTGATAGTAATGCCGCCGACTGTGCCGGCTTCTAAGCCCGAATTTGCCACGCTGTTGATTAAAAGAATCGTCCAAGTGCCGACGACGTTTGAATTACGACCGCCTAATAAATC aatATTCTTAGCAAAACCCATGATGGGAATGATAAATAGCGATTACCAAATTGTAGTGTTTCAACTAATGAAAACGAGCAATAAAGAGTCGCTTTTCGCCGAACGTTGGAGCATAGTGTTCGAtggtttcaaaaataattcg GTCACCATAGACATCTACGCGAGCTCGGAATTCGGGTGCGTGACGATCGGCGAGCGGAATCGCGTGGAAGTGCCGAACGACGTGCAAGTGGGGTGCGAAATGCGGGACGAGTGCGTACCGATGGTCAATACGACCAGACATTGGTTGCGGTACTGCATAGATGTGAGCGGTGAGCATCACTCGGTAAACAACGAGCTGATGGAGCTGCCGTCCACTAAACGTCGTTATTCGTGGTGTTCGTTGGTCGAGCAAGGAATCGATGACGAAGAGAACGGTGTCGAGACGGAAAACGACGTCGGATCGGAAAACGGCGACGGATCGGAAAACGGCGACGGATCGGAAAACGACGGCGGATCGGAAAACGACGGCGGGTCGGAAAACGACGGCGGATCGGGAAATGATAACGATGATGGATTGGAAAAAGACGCCGGACCAGAAAATCATGATGCACCGGAAAAGCACGTCGGGCCGGAAAATGACGCCAGATCGGAGTGCGCCGAACCGGAGGGGGAAGGCGGACCTGAAGATGACGACGAGAGTTCGTCGACAGTGACGAATCGGAGCTATGACATGTATTCAATCACATCTTCGATGGCGTCTCCGACGAAGTTCGGACGACAGTCGTCGACGTGGCGGGCCGGACTTGAGAAGACGACGCCGTGGCCGTTCGTGTTTGAGTTCGATGCGGTAGTCGGCGAATTGGGACCCAACGAGAGACGCAACTTAGGGCTGTCGTTCCGCCCGACGGCGAACCTGACGTACACGGCCGACGCGACGTGCTATTTAACGTGCGACCGCGACGACTATCCCAAAATCGTCAACGCGCTACCCGTCACCATTGACGGCACCGGATGCAGAACGCAGTTCCAG ATAACGCCAGAAAATTGTTATTTGAACAATATGATAGTAAACGTGGAAAGAACACAACggtttataattgaaaataaaaatcgttcTTACGCAAACATTAAATTTGTTACAACTCCAGCAAGTTCTATGATTCGGCCTACACCAacttgtaaaataaatccaCAAACTTTTCGATTCACGCCTCAGCAATATCAGTGT aaaatggaTTTATCTATGTACCCTACAGAGTTGGGATTTCAAACGTTTTTCGTCAACATACAGTTTGATCCTAAAGTGGAATCTTATCCGGAAAACGAGAATACAATAACGGTGAGTATGAACGTCATAACGTGTGCACTGCAAATCTTAAGAATATTTAACGACTCTATACCTTATTTCGGAAGATTGACTTTGAACAAGCTTTTTCACTGCCTAaa GATAAACAACGAACTCGgtgaagtttataaaaaaaatatatcaccaTTAATATGGACTATACCTGCAATTTTTGAATCGAGCACTTTTGACAttcagttatataattattctaaaGTACCAATTAGTtgggaaataaaatacaacgaaTGCATAAAATGCACATCGGAgaacaaacacaataataataataatcataagaaCTGCATTACTCTTTCCAATAAATGTGTGCACTACAAGAGTATAAGAATCACTCCAACTGTAAACATGAAA ATggacaatttttcaaaaatgcaaattgaattaaacacaATAGATAAAGATGGAgctaatttgaattataaatggTCAATTGGAGTttataaaacgttattttataatactgagTTGCTAATAGAAACTAAAACGTTCAAAGACGGTTTGATATCGTTTGATCCAAAATACGGAACAACCGAACAATtagaattcaattttttaccAATATACATAGCTCATCCTAATCCACCAGCACAA GCTTTTTGGATGTATAATAGCAATAATGACAACATAACATATTCAATAATTGATGATTCATTAACACCCGCGCATCCATACTTCCGTTGTTTAAACCCAAGTGGAGTATTCAACTCTAAATCAGTACATCCAATACTATTTGTATTTTCACCCGACAGACTATGTGCATTTGAG gctACAATTATGTTACTAACAAATAGATATTACAAACGCCAAATAACCCTTTTAGGACAAGGAGAATCTTATACCAGAACCACTATTTCACCAGGGCATAGCTTGTCATCATTTTTACCAATTCaaaatgataaacaaatatttttatcaacagaaaatataatacttacaccaatatttacattatcaaatattaaatcctTGTTTTGCCTTTATAATAACAGCGATGAAGAAATTATTTACGAGTGGaaaaa GTGTACGGTCAACGACATTTTAACAGCTATTATATGTCCACTtaaaggaaatttaaaaaaacacggaAGTCAAGTATTTGAAATATCCATTACCAGTTTTAATCAACCagctattttaacaataatgttGAATATTAGCTATAAGTTAGTttctgaaattgaaaattatgaacGGTCGTtaagaaactataatataaataaagaaagaCTTGAagggtattttaaaattgacgaATGCGGCAATTATAAATCA AAACTAAACATGAAAATAGAAAAACAGCCACAAGAAAAACATTTAGTCTTATATGTACATGTTAGAATAAACGATGAATTTAGTAAATGGATAAATGAagcaaaatataacataaaaaggCACAATTTTCAACAAGAGAAaagaattataaaacaaaaattggtcTGTTCggataactttaaaaatatgctatg GGATGTGGTGGATAAAGTTTGTTCAAAAGAAATTGAAAGTAagccattatattatcatcaattgaaaaattcaaaacaaaaccatcaaaacaatatatcaaaaacaactaaaaataacCTGGAAACTATTTTAACATCACTTATTAGAGACAGTTTGATTAGTATATACCCATTAAATACATGGAAAtactaa